The segment AATTTTCTTTATTTTCTTGATAAATCGATAAAATTTTATATAAATCATACTAGGTTCGCCAAGTAATAGCTAACTTTAATTTCTAAATTTTAGCTTTTTTTATAATATAATTCAAGTTTATAAATTAAATTCAATCTGAAGTTTAACTAATATAACAAAGTAATGTGTATACACATATTGCACTTTCTACTGATCTAAATAAAAATATCAAAAAACCCTTTTCAACTAAATAATTATTTATTAATCAAACTTAACTTCAACATAATAACTAACTTAAAATTTTTGCAATAATAAAACTCCATATGGGTTTTATTATTATGAGTACATTATTAAGTTTTTTTAGAAAATAAAACCTTCATTGTTTAATTATGAATAACACTCTTCTCTCTTCCATAAATCCAAATCAAACCGACTCCAAAAATAGTGGCCAACATAGACATGAAGCCACCAAGAACAGGTATTGAAAAAATTAGATATGAGACAACAACTCCCACAACCATTGCAAGCACAGCCGATGACTTTTTACCCTCAACTTGTTTACGTCGTTTCATAATTTCTTGACCAACGATAATAGCTGTTATAATTTTTCCAAGATAGAGAACAATCAACCAAATGGCGCTCATCATTAGAGCCAACGGAATACCAATAAAAGTAAACATAAGTAAGATACTAATAATTGGCGTGACAATAATAAACAGTAAACCATAACCAAAAGTTGCATATGGCTTTACAAATATTTTCTGAGAAATTTCATGAAGTGGACGCTTTAACCAACTAATCAAAATTAAACCAACGAGCAAAGCTGAAAAGATAACAATAATTCTCCACCAGATATAGGCTGCAACAGCCGAGTTTGCATCACCTGATCGACGTAAAGCAAAATCATGACGATCAGTTGAACCTTTAATCATAGCTCCTTCTTCAACCAAAGCATCTTGTGTCGCTGTGTATGATAGATTTCCATTAATTACTGCTTCCTTGGCAATTGTTATTGTTGGATTATTATTCTTATCATTTTTTGAATCATCATTTCGATCACCAAATAAATTTACATTACGTCCAACCAAACCACCAATTGTCATTATTGCTCCAGCACCGTCTATATCTCTTTTCACCGCTCCACGAATATCTGAATAGGCTGAAGCAAACATCATATCCCATCCAACCTCACCCTTTGACCCTAAACCAACATCACTTCCGGCAACAGTTACATTACGAGCAACTTTTCCATTAATAACAACTGAACTTCCGATCGCCCGAACACTGCCTCGCACTTCCCCGTTAATAGTAATTGTCTGTCCAAGACAAAGAACATCACCATCAACGAAACCATTGATGATTATTGACCGTCCAGCACAAATCACATCACCCTGTATCTTTCCATCAATCGTAATGGTAGATCCAGCTGCCACATAACTGCTACTAATAACCTCATCTTTAGCAACATAGAGCGACTCTTTATTTTGCACCATCAAAGCTTTTGCTTGAAAGGCAAAAAAACCAACAAAAAGCGCTAAAAATACCGCTAAACCTAACCTTGTCTTTGACATATTTTTATGGTTAAATACTAATACTGTTATTATACTAAATTTAAGCAAAATTATCCATGAAAACTACTACATTACTTTCTCAAACTGATTCAGAAATCTCTGACTTAATTAATAAAGAAACCCAACGACAGGCAAACGAGTTAGAGTTGATCGCCTCAGAAAACTACGTTTCACCGGCTGTCCTTGAAGCGCTTGCTTCACCATTAGCGAATAAATATAGCGAGGGGTATTCTGGACATAGATATTATGGTGGCAATACCGTGATTGATGAAGTAGAAACTCTAGCCATTGAACGAGCAAAAAAATTATTTGGTGCTGAGGCTGTTAATGTTCAACCTTTGTCCGGTTCACCGGCTAACGCAGCAATTTATTTAGCCCTCTTGAAACCAGGTGATACAGTTCTTGGTTTACGTTTAGATCATGGTGGACATCTTTCACATGGTCATCCAATTAATTTTTCCGGTTTAATGTACAATTTCGTACACTATGGTTTAAATGCAGAAGGTCGAATTGATATGAATCAAGTTCGTGAACTTGCCTTACAAAAAAAACCAAAAATGATTGTTGCTGGTTTTAGTGCGTATTCACGTGATGTTGATTGGCAGGAATTTAAAAATATTGCAGACGAAGTAGGTGCCTTAACCTTTGCTGATATTTCACACCCAGCTGGTTTAATTGTCGCTGGAGTATTATCTAGCCCTGTTCCATTTTTTGATGTTGTTATGACAACAACGCATAAAACCTTACGTGGACCAA is part of the Candidatus Falkowbacteria bacterium genome and harbors:
- a CDS encoding polymer-forming cytoskeletal protein; translated protein: MSKTRLGLAVFLALFVGFFAFQAKALMVQNKESLYVAKDEVISSSYVAAGSTITIDGKIQGDVICAGRSIIINGFVDGDVLCLGQTITINGEVRGSVRAIGSSVVINGKVARNVTVAGSDVGLGSKGEVGWDMMFASAYSDIRGAVKRDIDGAGAIMTIGGLVGRNVNLFGDRNDDSKNDKNNNPTITIAKEAVINGNLSYTATQDALVEEGAMIKGSTDRHDFALRRSGDANSAVAAYIWWRIIVIFSALLVGLILISWLKRPLHEISQKIFVKPYATFGYGLLFIIVTPIISILLMFTFIGIPLALMMSAIWLIVLYLGKIITAIIVGQEIMKRRKQVEGKKSSAVLAMVVGVVVSYLIFSIPVLGGFMSMLATIFGVGLIWIYGREKSVIHN
- a CDS encoding serine hydroxymethyltransferase produces the protein MKTTTLLSQTDSEISDLINKETQRQANELELIASENYVSPAVLEALASPLANKYSEGYSGHRYYGGNTVIDEVETLAIERAKKLFGAEAVNVQPLSGSPANAAIYLALLKPGDTVLGLRLDHGGHLSHGHPINFSGLMYNFVHYGLNAEGRIDMNQVRELALQKKPKMIVAGFSAYSRDVDWQEFKNIADEVGALTFADISHPAGLIVAGVLSSPVPFFDVVMTTTHKTLRGPRGAIIMSKEIHAKAINRAVFPGIQGGPHDNMTAAKAVAFGEALQPDFKVYAQRVITNAQTMATEFTTLGYDIISGGTDNHLFVIDLRNKNITGKEAEKVLEKIGISVSRSTIPNDPNPPLNPSGIRLGTAAITTRGCNQEDCILISKTINTALENKENEATLEVCKQTIQVLCSKYPLPY